Proteins encoded within one genomic window of Desulfobacterales bacterium:
- a CDS encoding HD domain-containing protein yields MTQLSSLVSDANPQDVLEEVKYICSLITPAGADPVFDRFYWDVVKIFNGQYPGFRASNTKYHDLEHTLLVVLAATRLLHGSFLKGQSYSSENLFLGFAAALFHDVGLIQSESEQNGSGAVFTLGHEERSIAAMAGYLAQINFSPQTIEDCAALIQCTILSVQPKDIPFRNKEIEMLGKIVGSADLLGQMADRCYLEKLLLLYKEFEEAKLPGFDSELDLLQKTETFYESVAQKRLTNDFSGVAAAMRLHFKDRWNEDRDLYSESIENNIDYLRGLTLRCRDNYTCYLKNLRRGGIVRANYSALID; encoded by the coding sequence ATGACGCAACTTTCCAGCCTTGTTTCCGATGCAAATCCGCAGGATGTTTTAGAAGAGGTCAAGTACATATGTTCACTGATAACCCCCGCCGGAGCGGATCCTGTTTTTGACCGGTTCTATTGGGACGTTGTAAAAATATTCAATGGACAGTATCCCGGCTTTCGCGCCAGCAACACCAAATACCATGACCTGGAACACACCCTTCTGGTCGTCCTGGCGGCAACCCGGCTCCTGCACGGCAGTTTTCTGAAAGGGCAATCGTACAGTTCAGAAAATCTTTTCCTGGGTTTTGCAGCCGCTCTTTTTCATGACGTTGGCCTCATCCAGTCGGAATCCGAACAGAATGGATCCGGCGCTGTTTTTACCCTCGGCCATGAAGAACGCAGCATAGCCGCCATGGCCGGCTATCTGGCCCAGATAAATTTTTCCCCGCAAACCATCGAGGATTGTGCGGCCTTGATACAATGCACAATTTTAAGCGTACAGCCTAAAGACATCCCCTTTCGCAACAAAGAAATTGAAATGCTCGGTAAAATTGTGGGGTCGGCTGATCTGTTGGGTCAGATGGCGGATCGATGCTATCTGGAAAAACTGCTGCTGCTTTATAAAGAGTTTGAGGAGGCAAAACTGCCGGGATTTGACTCTGAGCTGGATCTTCTACAAAAAACAGAAACCTTCTATGAATCCGTCGCCCAGAAGAGATTGACAAACGATTTCAGCGGCGTCGCCGCAGCTATGCGACTGCACTTCAAAGATCGCTGGAATGAAGACCGCGACCTGTATTCAGAGTCTATCGAGAATAATATCGATTATTTGAGAGGCCTTACCTTAAGGTGTCGCGACAATTACACCTGTTATCTTAAAAATCTCAGGCGGGGGGGAATTGTCCGCGCGAACTATTCAGCTCTCATCGACTGA
- a CDS encoding AAA family ATPase produces the protein MHLKKITIDAQKFPTREQYPFNLDIFNHTQSISLDSPVSFFVGENGSGKSTLLKAIARKCGIYIWSGMQTRRFQKSPYEDQLHHAISVEWEKDEVPGSFFASQIFQNFSRALDTWAQADPEIINYFGGKSLMAQSHGESLMSFFKSRFSIKGLYLLDEPETALSPKSLLELLQLLIQVCQSGHAQFIIATHSPILMACPETSIFSFDQTPLGIIEYEKTEHYRIYKDFMQDRNRYINAVVAGTTD, from the coding sequence ATGCACCTGAAAAAAATTACCATTGATGCTCAAAAATTTCCCACCCGGGAGCAATATCCCTTCAATCTTGATATTTTTAATCACACCCAAAGCATATCCCTGGATTCACCCGTCAGTTTTTTTGTAGGAGAAAACGGTTCCGGAAAGTCCACCCTGCTGAAAGCCATTGCCCGCAAATGCGGCATTTATATCTGGAGTGGCATGCAAACGCGGCGGTTTCAAAAAAGTCCATATGAGGACCAACTCCATCATGCCATCAGCGTTGAATGGGAAAAGGATGAAGTTCCCGGTTCTTTTTTCGCTTCACAAATATTTCAAAATTTTTCCCGTGCCTTGGATACATGGGCCCAGGCAGACCCTGAAATTATCAACTATTTTGGGGGAAAATCACTGATGGCCCAATCCCACGGCGAATCGCTGATGTCTTTTTTCAAATCCCGCTTCAGTATTAAAGGCCTCTATCTGCTGGACGAACCGGAAACGGCCCTCTCGCCCAAAAGCCTGCTGGAATTGCTTCAATTGCTGATCCAGGTGTGTCAATCCGGTCATGCCCAGTTTATTATCGCCACCCATTCCCCCATTCTGATGGCATGTCCGGAGACCTCGATTTTCAGCTTCGATCAAACTCCCCTTGGGATCATCGAATATGAAAAGACGGAACATTACCGGATATATAAGGATTTCATGCAGGACCGGAATCGGTATATCAACGCTGTTGTTGCCGGGACAACCGACTGA